A genomic stretch from Longimicrobium sp. includes:
- a CDS encoding KUP/HAK/KT family potassium transporter — protein MSQAREQPTGRYLFVLAFAALGVVYGDIGTSPLYAMREAFRPESGIAATPANVLGILSLIFWALILVISVKYLGFVMQADNRGEGGMIALTALVVPRTPAAGGKAGILVLLGLFGASLLYGDSMITPAISVLSAVEGLEVATPFFSPYVVPITIVILVGLFLVQRHGTGGIGRVFGPVTLLWFLVLAALGTAEIARHPRVLEAFSPLHAVDFFVRNRGAAFFVLGSVFLAVTGGEALYADMGHFGKRPIRMAWFALVLPSLVLNYFGQGAAIINDPSAAEHPFFLLAPGWATYPLVVLATASTVIASQAVISGAFSLTRQAVQLGYLPRVHIEHTSSREIGQIYIPGVNWLLMLACLGLVAGFRESSSLANAYGVAVTTDMVFTTLLFTAVARTRWHWPWWKAGGLAAAFLVVDLAFWGANLEKIPHGGWFPLAVAAVIFTLMTTWKKGRQILAGRMQASTLPLKLFLGDVERTKTTRVPGTAVFMYGSSDGTPPALLHNLIHNKVLHERVVLLTVEVLEIPVVDEEERVQVAAQGQGFYRMTVRYGFTEDPDIPAALATVK, from the coding sequence ATGTCGCAAGCGCGGGAGCAGCCCACCGGCCGGTACCTGTTCGTGCTGGCGTTCGCCGCGCTGGGCGTGGTGTACGGCGACATCGGCACCAGCCCGCTGTACGCCATGCGCGAGGCGTTCCGGCCGGAGAGCGGGATCGCCGCCACCCCCGCCAACGTGCTGGGGATCCTGTCGCTCATCTTCTGGGCGCTGATCCTGGTCATCTCGGTGAAGTACCTGGGCTTCGTGATGCAGGCCGACAACCGCGGCGAGGGCGGGATGATCGCCCTCACCGCGCTGGTGGTGCCGCGCACCCCGGCGGCGGGCGGGAAGGCGGGGATCCTCGTCCTCCTGGGCCTCTTCGGCGCGTCGCTCCTCTACGGCGACAGCATGATCACCCCCGCCATCTCCGTGCTGAGCGCGGTGGAGGGGCTGGAGGTGGCCACGCCGTTCTTCTCGCCCTACGTGGTGCCCATCACCATCGTCATCCTCGTCGGCCTCTTCCTGGTCCAGCGGCACGGGACGGGGGGGATCGGGCGGGTGTTCGGGCCGGTGACGCTCCTCTGGTTCCTGGTGCTGGCCGCGCTGGGGACGGCGGAGATCGCGCGGCACCCGCGGGTGCTGGAGGCGTTCAGCCCGCTGCACGCGGTGGATTTCTTCGTGCGCAACCGCGGGGCGGCGTTCTTCGTGCTCGGCTCGGTGTTCCTGGCGGTGACCGGGGGCGAGGCGCTGTACGCCGACATGGGGCACTTCGGCAAGCGGCCGATCCGCATGGCCTGGTTCGCGCTGGTCCTCCCCTCGCTGGTGCTGAACTACTTCGGGCAGGGCGCGGCGATCATCAACGACCCGTCCGCCGCCGAGCATCCCTTCTTCCTCCTGGCCCCCGGCTGGGCGACGTATCCGCTGGTGGTGCTGGCCACGGCGTCGACGGTGATCGCCAGCCAGGCGGTGATCTCGGGGGCGTTCTCGCTCACCCGGCAGGCGGTGCAGCTGGGATACCTCCCGCGCGTGCACATCGAGCACACCTCGTCGCGCGAGATCGGGCAGATCTACATCCCCGGGGTCAACTGGCTGCTGATGCTGGCCTGCCTGGGGCTGGTGGCCGGCTTCCGCGAGTCGAGCAGCCTGGCCAACGCGTACGGGGTGGCGGTGACCACCGACATGGTGTTCACCACGCTCCTCTTCACCGCGGTGGCGCGGACGCGCTGGCACTGGCCGTGGTGGAAGGCCGGCGGGCTCGCGGCCGCCTTCCTGGTGGTGGACCTGGCCTTCTGGGGGGCGAACCTGGAGAAGATCCCGCATGGCGGCTGGTTCCCGCTGGCGGTGGCGGCGGTGATCTTCACGCTGATGACCACGTGGAAGAAGGGGCGGCAGATCCTGGCCGGGCGGATGCAGGCCTCCACCCTGCCGCTCAAGCTCTTCCTGGGCGACGTGGAGCGGACCAAGACCACGCGCGTGCCGGGGACGGCGGTGTTCATGTACGGGAGCAGCGACGGCACCCCGCCGGCCCTCCTCCACAACCTGATCCACAACAAGGTGCTGCACGAGCGGGTGGTGCTGCTCACGGTGGAGGTGCTGGAGATCCCGGTGGTGGACGAGGAGGAGCGGGTGCAGGTGGCGGCGCAGGGGCAGGGCTTCTACCGGATGACGGTGCGCTACGGCTTCACCGAGGACCCCGACATCCCCGCGGCGCTGGCGACCGTGAAG
- a CDS encoding potassium transporter Kup: MTASHPHEGAPRGRYLLTLALGALGVVYGDIGTSPLYALRECFHHSSGIAPTHENVVGILSLIVWSLILVVTVKYLLFVMRADNRGEGGILALLALVAPPRGGKPRGLAMVLALMGVFGAALLYGDGMITPAITVLSAVEGLNVATPFFEPYIILISIFILVGLFVVQSRGTAAIGRIFGPVMLVWFASIAAMGIVEAVRYPSVFLAVSPHHALRFMLQHGYQGFLVLGSVFLVVTGGEALYADMGHFGRDPIRLAWFTVALPALLLNYFGQGALLLRDPTAVENPFYRLAPSWALYPLVALATAAAVIASQALISGAFSLTRQAVQLGYTPRVDVEHTSEREIGQIYIPGVNWMLMIACIALVLGFRSSSNLAAAYGIAVTGTMGITTILFYFVARERFGWTALKAGVPAFFFLIIDLAFFLANATKIEHGGWFPLLVGAIVFTAMTTWKTGRRILGQRMVETTLPIDLFLEDVRRSQPTRVPGTAVFMYGNRQGTPPALLHSLKHYKVLHATTVFLNVETQEVPHVAEEQRIEVEALGEGFYRVTLSYGFMEDPDVPRALSGIHVDGLDLRPAHTSYFLGRETLIPSKRPGMALWRERLFAVMARNARPATSFFALPPNRVVELGAQIEL, translated from the coding sequence AGAACGTGGTGGGGATCCTGTCGCTGATCGTGTGGTCGCTGATCCTGGTGGTCACGGTCAAGTACCTGCTGTTCGTGATGCGCGCGGACAACCGCGGCGAGGGCGGGATCCTGGCGCTGCTGGCGCTGGTCGCGCCCCCGCGCGGCGGCAAGCCGCGCGGGCTGGCGATGGTGCTGGCGCTGATGGGCGTGTTCGGCGCCGCGCTGCTGTACGGCGACGGGATGATCACGCCGGCCATCACCGTGCTGAGCGCGGTGGAGGGGCTGAACGTGGCCACCCCCTTCTTCGAGCCGTACATCATCCTGATCTCCATCTTCATCCTCGTGGGCCTCTTCGTGGTGCAGAGCCGGGGGACTGCGGCCATCGGGCGGATCTTCGGGCCGGTGATGCTGGTCTGGTTCGCCAGCATCGCCGCGATGGGGATCGTGGAGGCGGTCCGCTATCCCTCGGTGTTCCTGGCCGTAAGCCCGCACCACGCGCTGCGCTTCATGCTCCAGCACGGGTACCAGGGCTTCCTGGTGCTGGGCTCCGTCTTCCTGGTCGTCACCGGCGGCGAGGCGCTGTACGCCGACATGGGGCACTTCGGCCGCGACCCCATCCGCCTGGCGTGGTTCACCGTGGCCCTGCCGGCGCTGCTGCTGAACTACTTCGGCCAGGGCGCGCTGCTGCTGCGCGACCCCACGGCGGTGGAGAACCCGTTCTACCGGCTGGCGCCGTCGTGGGCGCTGTATCCCCTCGTGGCGCTGGCCACGGCGGCGGCGGTGATCGCCAGCCAGGCGCTGATCTCGGGCGCGTTCTCGCTCACGCGCCAGGCGGTGCAGCTGGGATACACGCCGCGCGTGGACGTGGAGCACACCTCTGAGCGCGAGATCGGGCAGATCTACATCCCCGGGGTCAACTGGATGCTGATGATCGCCTGCATCGCGCTGGTGCTGGGGTTCCGCAGCAGCAGCAACCTGGCGGCGGCGTACGGGATCGCGGTGACGGGGACGATGGGGATCACCACCATCCTCTTCTACTTCGTGGCGCGCGAGCGCTTCGGCTGGACGGCGCTGAAGGCGGGAGTGCCGGCGTTCTTCTTCCTCATCATCGACCTGGCATTCTTCCTGGCGAACGCCACCAAGATCGAGCACGGCGGCTGGTTCCCGCTGCTGGTGGGCGCCATCGTGTTCACGGCGATGACCACGTGGAAGACGGGGCGGCGGATCCTGGGGCAGCGGATGGTGGAGACGACGCTGCCGATCGACCTGTTCCTGGAGGACGTGCGGCGCAGCCAGCCCACGCGGGTGCCGGGGACGGCGGTGTTCATGTACGGCAACCGCCAGGGAACGCCGCCGGCGCTGCTGCACTCGCTGAAGCACTACAAGGTGCTGCATGCGACGACGGTGTTCCTGAACGTGGAGACGCAGGAGGTGCCGCACGTGGCCGAGGAGCAGCGCATCGAGGTGGAGGCGCTGGGCGAGGGCTTCTACCGCGTGACGCTGAGCTACGGCTTCATGGAGGATCCCGACGTGCCGCGGGCGCTGTCCGGCATCCACGTGGACGGGCTGGACCTGCGCCCGGCGCACACCAGCTACTTCCTGGGCCGCGAGACGCTGATCCCCTCGAAGCGGCCGGGGATGGCGCTCTGGCGCGAGCGGCTGTTCGCGGTGATGGCGCGCAACGCACGCCCGGCCACCTCGTTCTTCGCCCTGCCGCCCAACCGGGTGGTGGAGCTGGGCGCGCAGATCGAGCTGTGA